In one window of Chryseobacterium sp. JV274 DNA:
- a CDS encoding PepSY-associated TM helix domain-containing protein produces MRVLLKSLYRKRRKNESVTKYLMWIIHLWLGLLSSSIVFIMCLTGCLYAFKNQITDFSNRDKVYISPGSEKAMNLDLIQVELLKHSKELTSLMIPDDKGKSYVVGYRENNLDKSTYYNQYTGEVLGQPNVDSGRFFEVVLDLHRNLMMGNVGRQIVGASVLMFCILLISGFILWLPKKLKFLKQGLTVMFKAKFQRVNYDLHNTLGFYTFLMLFFIAVTGLYVTYPWVKNTLIISLGGSSIDNISKEKDSGDDAFGGLLEDMLQKQDEKKNLKDATSASVDNILKLADRHLPYNAVTSIELPNKENPRYVVIKTNRENFLGMMFPDEVTFDKTGVFKTKELFSDKPLNKQFTSLAKPLHTGEIMGLPSIILYFIVSLIGCSLPVTGFMIWWHRFRKMK; encoded by the coding sequence AAGCCTTTACAGGAAAAGAAGAAAAAACGAATCGGTTACAAAATACCTGATGTGGATCATTCATCTCTGGCTGGGACTTTTATCAAGCAGTATTGTTTTTATCATGTGTCTTACCGGATGCCTCTATGCATTCAAAAATCAGATTACCGATTTTAGCAACAGAGATAAAGTTTACATAAGTCCGGGTTCAGAAAAAGCGATGAATCTTGATCTGATCCAGGTGGAATTATTAAAACATAGTAAAGAACTTACTTCTCTGATGATTCCCGATGATAAAGGGAAAAGTTACGTGGTCGGTTACCGTGAAAATAATTTGGATAAAAGTACTTACTACAACCAATATACAGGAGAAGTTCTTGGACAGCCCAATGTTGACTCCGGTAGATTCTTTGAAGTTGTTCTGGATCTTCATAGAAATCTGATGATGGGAAATGTAGGAAGACAGATTGTAGGAGCTTCAGTTCTTATGTTCTGTATTCTGCTGATTTCAGGATTTATTCTTTGGCTCCCGAAGAAACTGAAGTTTTTGAAACAGGGACTCACTGTCATGTTCAAAGCAAAATTTCAAAGGGTCAATTATGATCTGCACAATACACTGGGGTTTTATACATTTCTCATGCTTTTCTTTATTGCTGTTACCGGATTGTATGTGACGTATCCGTGGGTAAAGAATACTCTCATCATAAGCCTGGGAGGATCGTCAATAGATAATATTTCAAAAGAAAAAGACAGTGGAGATGATGCTTTCGGGGGACTTCTGGAAGATATGCTTCAGAAACAGGATGAAAAGAAAAACCTGAAAGACGCTACTTCCGCTTCTGTGGATAATATTTTAAAGCTGGCAGACCGTCATCTTCCTTACAATGCTGTTACAAGTATAGAGCTCCCCAATAAAGAAAATCCGCGGTATGTTGTTATCAAAACCAACAGAGAAAACTTCCTTGGAATGATGTTCCCGGACGAAGTAACATTTGATAAAACGGGAGTTTTCAAAACAAAAGAACTGTTTTCTGACAAACCTTTGAACAAACAGTTTACATCTTTAGCAAAACCTTTACATACGGGAGAAATCATGGGATTGCCAAGTATTATTCTCTACTTTATAGTTTCTCTTATCGGTTGTTCGCTGCCGGTGACAGGGTTTATGATCTGGTGGCATAGATTCAGAAAAATGAAATAA
- a CDS encoding low affinity iron permease family protein: MSHKGHHFFEQFSNWAVKFTGSPSAFIGAFLIVVIWAVTGPFFNYSETWQLVINTGTTIITFLMVFLIQKAQNKDSKAIQIKLNEIIAAHEKASNRIVDIEDLTEAELDQLHLYYENLAQFAKEDTDIHMSHSIDAAKRNQNYKHDFFREKHEEWLQKQEQKKESK; this comes from the coding sequence ATGAGTCATAAAGGTCATCATTTTTTTGAACAATTTTCAAACTGGGCTGTAAAATTTACCGGAAGTCCATCTGCTTTTATCGGGGCCTTCCTTATCGTAGTAATATGGGCAGTTACAGGTCCTTTTTTTAACTATTCAGAAACCTGGCAGCTGGTAATCAATACCGGAACTACGATCATTACCTTTCTGATGGTTTTCCTCATTCAGAAAGCCCAGAATAAAGATTCAAAAGCCATACAGATCAAACTGAACGAAATTATAGCCGCTCACGAAAAGGCAAGCAACAGAATTGTAGATATTGAAGATCTTACGGAAGCAGAACTTGACCAGCTTCATCTTTATTACGAGAACCTGGCTCAGTTTGCTAAGGAAGATACTGATATTCATATGTCTCATTCTATTGATGCCGCAAAGAGAAACCAGAACTATAAACACGATTTTTTCAGAGAGAAGCATGAAGAATGGTTACAGAAGCAAGAACAAAAAAAGGAATCTAAATGA